One segment of Polaribacter huanghezhanensis DNA contains the following:
- a CDS encoding ATP-binding protein, with protein MINKRLLIKNLLSHNDENSFYDKKQKLSLHNKEGKAKFIKHICALSNSNPTNNSYIVIGIEDEENKIIGVDFFDDSKIQNLANAYLTNPPKIQYENVPFPTLPRHKVIGLVTVLPNNNITSLSKNAWKYKQGSVFFRRGSNSMSSKGGFELKNTNQEIVEAIEKNASNNIELTLNGVFDFINNHKKEYNPQYKVFNEQFVLCWAGKKSIINGEEFFSRVDIELINEQVQLFFSALDEVQISYNSHSFIITEYILLGIDKKEIHYPLEKTIIHFKENGKHDLVNELLFKPPAFDTTIINHIYQNNNAIVKKIIAKQALSVTEHEDVFRLPTNYLICYLHGYLDAPTQLRKAKEYIKNIADKTTYIKYKEAMRVLRKVKYN; from the coding sequence ATGATAAACAAACGCCTTTTAATTAAAAACTTACTTTCTCATAATGATGAGAATAGTTTTTATGATAAAAAGCAAAAATTATCATTGCATAATAAAGAAGGAAAAGCAAAATTTATAAAACACATTTGTGCCTTGTCAAATTCAAATCCAACAAACAATTCTTATATTGTTATTGGCATAGAAGACGAAGAAAATAAAATTATTGGTGTTGATTTTTTTGATGACAGCAAAATCCAAAACCTTGCGAATGCCTATTTAACAAACCCGCCAAAAATACAGTACGAAAATGTTCCGTTTCCAACATTACCGCGTCATAAAGTAATTGGATTGGTTACTGTTTTGCCAAATAATAACATTACATCACTCTCAAAAAATGCTTGGAAATACAAACAAGGTTCCGTTTTTTTTAGACGCGGAAGTAATTCGATGTCATCAAAAGGAGGTTTTGAACTTAAAAACACCAATCAAGAAATTGTTGAGGCAATTGAGAAAAACGCCAGCAATAATATTGAGTTAACACTAAACGGAGTTTTTGATTTCATCAATAATCATAAAAAGGAATACAATCCGCAGTACAAAGTTTTTAACGAGCAGTTTGTGTTGTGTTGGGCTGGAAAAAAATCGATTATAAACGGAGAGGAATTTTTTTCTAGAGTTGATATCGAATTGATAAACGAACAAGTTCAGTTGTTTTTTTCTGCCTTAGACGAAGTTCAAATTAGTTACAATTCGCACTCATTTATTATTACAGAATATATTTTATTAGGAATCGATAAAAAAGAAATTCATTATCCGTTAGAAAAAACGATTATTCATTTTAAAGAGAACGGCAAACACGATCTTGTAAACGAACTATTGTTTAAACCACCAGCTTTTGATACAACAATTATTAATCATATTTATCAAAACAACAATGCAATTGTAAAAAAGATAATTGCAAAACAAGCACTTTCTGTTACCGAGCACGAAGATGTTTTTAGATTGCCAACCAATTATTTAATTTGCTATTTACACGGATATTTAGACGCGCCAACTCAATTACGAAAAGCAAAAGAATACATTAAAAATATTGCAGATAAAACTACGTATATTAAATACAAAGAAGCGATGCGTGTTTTAAGAAAGGTGAAGTATAATTAG
- a CDS encoding peptidylprolyl isomerase — MKKIIYFCIVIGMISCKSEKTYNVGQIITSKGEILIWLHEETPKHKASFTQLANDGYWDTYTFNRVIPNFVAQAGCPDTPEGFNDPEYLLEPEFNKKLRHVYGAVGAGRDDNPKMLSARCQFYIVQNKNGLSRLDDKYTIFGKVIKGMDVVNTITNIERDSTNKPLTDISLDVNMIKIKASELEKIYPEGVQIK, encoded by the coding sequence ATGAAAAAAATTATTTATTTCTGTATTGTTATTGGTATGATTTCATGCAAATCAGAAAAAACATACAATGTTGGACAAATTATAACCTCTAAAGGTGAAATCTTAATTTGGCTACATGAAGAAACACCAAAACACAAAGCAAGTTTTACACAATTAGCAAATGATGGTTATTGGGATACTTATACCTTTAATCGTGTAATACCAAATTTTGTTGCTCAAGCTGGTTGCCCAGATACACCAGAAGGTTTTAACGATCCAGAATATTTATTAGAACCCGAGTTTAATAAAAAGTTGCGTCATGTATATGGTGCTGTTGGTGCTGGTCGTGATGATAACCCAAAAATGCTTTCTGCTAGATGCCAATTTTATATTGTTCAAAATAAAAATGGTTTAAGTAGATTAGATGACAAATACACCATTTTTGGAAAAGTTATTAAAGGTATGGATGTTGTAAATACAATAACAAATATAGAACGCGATTCTACCAATAAACCACTTACAGATATTTCGCTAGATGTAAATATGATTAAAATAAAAGCATCTGAGTTAGAAAAAATATATCCAGAAGGCGTACAAATAAAATAA
- a CDS encoding dihydroorotase — MNRTVIKNAQIVNENIVFKGDLLIENNIIKEISKHISASENTNIIDANGSFLLPGFIDDQVHFREPGLTHKANIATESKAAIAGGITSFIEMPNTVPQATTQELLEDKFKIAAKDSYANYSFMFGGTNDNLEELLKTNPKKVAGIKLFLGSSTGNMLVDNEEVLEKIFSSTKMLISVHCEDEATIRKNTEHYKAIYGDDIPLKFHPIIRSEEACYLSSSRAIELAKKTGARLHIFHLSTEKETHLFRNDIPLEEKQITAEVCIHHLWFSDKDYDEKGTLIKWNPAVKTANDRAGLWKALLDDRIDVIATDHAPHTIEEKNNVYTKAPSGGPLVQHALNAILEKVKEGTISIEKAVEKMSHNPAKIFKIEKRGFIKEGFYADLVLVNSSLSNTVSKENILYKCGWSPFEGTTFSSTITHTFVNGNLMYENGKFNEEIKGERLVFNR; from the coding sequence ATGAATAGAACGGTAATAAAAAATGCGCAAATAGTAAACGAAAACATTGTTTTTAAAGGCGATTTGCTGATCGAAAACAACATTATAAAAGAAATTTCTAAACATATTTCTGCTTCAGAAAACACCAATATTATTGATGCAAATGGCAGTTTTTTATTGCCTGGTTTTATAGATGATCAAGTGCATTTTCGTGAACCAGGATTAACACATAAAGCAAACATCGCCACAGAAAGTAAAGCGGCAATTGCTGGCGGAATTACTTCTTTTATAGAAATGCCAAACACCGTTCCGCAGGCTACAACACAAGAATTGTTAGAGGATAAATTTAAAATTGCTGCAAAAGATTCGTACGCAAATTATTCATTTATGTTTGGCGGCACCAACGATAATTTAGAAGAATTGCTAAAAACAAATCCTAAAAAGGTCGCCGGAATAAAATTATTCTTAGGTTCATCAACAGGAAATATGTTGGTGGATAATGAAGAAGTGTTAGAAAAAATATTTTCATCTACAAAGATGTTAATTTCGGTTCATTGCGAAGACGAAGCTACCATCAGAAAAAATACCGAACACTATAAGGCTATTTATGGCGATGATATTCCGTTAAAATTTCATCCAATTATACGAAGCGAAGAAGCCTGTTATTTGTCATCATCAAGAGCAATTGAATTGGCTAAAAAAACCGGAGCAAGATTGCATATTTTTCATCTTTCAACAGAAAAGGAAACACATCTTTTTAGAAATGACATTCCGTTAGAAGAAAAACAAATTACCGCCGAAGTTTGTATACATCATTTATGGTTTTCTGATAAAGATTACGATGAAAAAGGAACTTTGATAAAATGGAATCCAGCAGTAAAAACGGCAAATGATAGAGCGGGTTTATGGAAAGCATTATTGGACGATAGAATTGATGTAATTGCAACCGATCATGCGCCACACACAATTGAAGAAAAAAACAATGTGTATACAAAAGCTCCGAGTGGTGGACCTTTAGTGCAACATGCATTAAATGCAATTTTAGAAAAAGTAAAAGAAGGAACAATTTCTATTGAAAAAGCGGTAGAAAAAATGAGTCATAATCCGGCTAAAATCTTTAAAATAGAAAAACGCGGTTTTATAAAAGAAGGGTTTTATGCCGATTTAGTGTTGGTAAATTCCTCTCTTTCAAACACCGTTTCTAAAGAAAATATTTTATACAAATGCGGTTGGTCTCCGTTTGAAGGCACCACCTTTTCATCAACAATTACACATACTTTTGTCAACGGAAATTTGATGTACGAAAACGGAAAATTTAACGAAGAAATAAAAGGAGAACGCTTAGTTTTTAATCGATAA
- the amaB gene encoding L-piperidine-6-carboxylate dehydrogenase translates to MSEFGIKEALLQLGVKDINNGSSTGSNNFSNGEIIESYSPVDGKLIGKVKTTTKEDYEKVMQTATEAFLSFRNMPAPQRGEIVRQFGNKLRDLKEPLGKLVSYEMGKSLQEGYGEVQEMIDICDFAVGLSRQLNGQTIPSERPGHVMREQWHPIGVVGIISAFNFPVAVWAWNTALAWICGDVCVWKGSEKAPLCTIACQNIIAAILKENNLPEGISSIINGDYKVGEMMTTDTRVPLVSATGSTRMGRIVGATVAQRFGKSLLELGGNNAIIITPTADLKVVVPGAVFGAVGTCGQRCTSTRRLIIHESVYDKVRDAIVGAYGQIKIGNPLDETKHVGPLIDRDAVNNYLSAIEKAKAEGGNVLVQGGVLEGEGYESGCYVNPCIIEAENHFEIVQHETFAPILYLMKYAGDIENAIDKQNGVVQGLSSAIMTNELKEAEKFLSYVGSDCGIANVNIGTSGAEIGGAFGGEKETGGGRESGSDAWKVYMRRQTNTINYSDELPLAQGIKFDL, encoded by the coding sequence ATGAGCGAATTTGGCATAAAAGAAGCACTACTACAATTAGGTGTAAAAGATATAAATAACGGAAGTTCTACAGGTTCAAACAATTTTTCTAATGGAGAAATTATTGAAAGTTACTCTCCAGTTGACGGAAAGTTAATTGGCAAAGTAAAAACCACTACTAAAGAAGATTACGAAAAAGTAATGCAAACGGCAACTGAAGCATTTTTATCTTTTAGAAATATGCCAGCTCCTCAAAGAGGAGAAATTGTTCGTCAATTTGGAAATAAATTAAGAGATTTAAAAGAACCTTTAGGAAAATTGGTTTCCTATGAAATGGGAAAATCTTTGCAAGAAGGGTATGGTGAAGTTCAAGAAATGATTGACATCTGTGATTTTGCTGTTGGATTATCAAGACAATTAAACGGACAAACAATTCCGTCTGAAAGACCAGGACACGTAATGAGAGAGCAATGGCATCCAATTGGTGTTGTCGGAATTATCTCTGCATTTAATTTTCCTGTTGCTGTTTGGGCTTGGAACACAGCATTAGCTTGGATTTGTGGTGATGTTTGTGTATGGAAAGGTTCTGAAAAAGCGCCTTTATGTACCATTGCTTGTCAAAATATTATTGCTGCAATTTTAAAAGAAAATAATTTACCAGAAGGAATTTCTTCTATTATCAATGGAGATTATAAAGTTGGTGAAATGATGACAACAGATACTAGAGTTCCTTTAGTTTCTGCAACTGGATCAACAAGAATGGGAAGAATCGTTGGTGCAACCGTTGCGCAACGTTTCGGAAAATCTTTATTAGAATTAGGTGGAAACAATGCTATTATTATTACACCAACTGCAGATTTAAAAGTAGTGGTTCCTGGTGCTGTATTTGGTGCTGTTGGAACTTGTGGACAACGTTGTACGTCTACAAGAAGATTAATTATTCACGAATCTGTGTATGATAAAGTAAGAGATGCTATTGTTGGTGCTTACGGTCAAATAAAAATTGGAAACCCTTTAGATGAGACGAAACATGTTGGTCCGTTAATTGACAGAGATGCGGTAAACAACTATTTATCCGCAATTGAAAAAGCAAAAGCTGAAGGAGGAAATGTATTGGTTCAAGGAGGCGTTTTAGAAGGAGAAGGATACGAAAGTGGTTGTTATGTTAACCCTTGTATTATTGAAGCTGAAAATCATTTTGAAATTGTACAACACGAAACTTTTGCTCCAATTTTATATTTGATGAAATATGCTGGAGACATAGAAAATGCCATCGACAAACAAAATGGTGTTGTTCAAGGATTGTCATCAGCAATTATGACTAATGAATTAAAAGAAGCTGAAAAATTCTTGTCTTATGTGGGTTCTGATTGTGGAATTGCAAATGTAAACATCGGAACTTCTGGTGCGGAAATTGGTGGCGCTTTTGGTGGAGAAAAAGAAACTGGTGGCGGACGCGAATCTGGTTCTGACGCTTGGAAAGTATACATGAGAAGACAAACAAATACAATCAATTATTCTGACGAATTGCCGTTAGCGCAAGGAATTAAATTCGATTTATAG
- a CDS encoding acyl transferase has translation MKNAIFNSTSNQNFKEVALAIFKHQFKNNKVYRSFCDLLYIHPSDVTKIKDIPFLPIQFFKSRKILSSLDEIQETFSSSGTTGSVTSKHFVIDISLYEESYLKGFHHFYGDIKEYTVLALLPNYLERKGSSLVYMVNDLIEKSNQPESGFYLNNLKELSETLIRLNQSDKKVLLIGVSFALLDLIDEYQFDLKNTIVMETGGMKGRRKELIREELHTILKNGFGVSQIHSEYGMTELLSQAYSKGNGVFDCPPWMKILTRDTEDALTIQQPNKTGGINVIDLANYNSCSFIATQDLGKVHQNGSFEIIGRFDNSDIRGCNLMVL, from the coding sequence ATGAAGAACGCCATTTTTAATAGTACATCTAACCAAAACTTTAAAGAAGTTGCTTTAGCAATATTTAAACATCAGTTTAAAAACAATAAAGTATATCGTTCTTTTTGTGATTTATTATACATTCATCCTTCTGATGTTACCAAAATTAAAGACATTCCGTTTTTACCAATTCAGTTTTTTAAATCTCGAAAAATCCTTTCTTCTTTGGATGAAATCCAAGAAACTTTTTCGAGTTCTGGAACTACAGGAAGCGTAACTAGTAAACATTTTGTAATCGATATTTCTTTGTACGAAGAAAGTTATTTAAAAGGATTTCATCATTTTTATGGCGACATAAAAGAATATACAGTTTTAGCTTTGTTGCCAAATTATTTAGAACGAAAAGGTTCGTCTTTGGTGTATATGGTCAATGATTTGATTGAAAAATCTAATCAACCAGAAAGCGGATTTTATCTAAACAATTTAAAGGAATTGTCAGAGACGTTAATTCGATTAAATCAATCAGACAAAAAAGTCTTACTAATTGGTGTTTCTTTTGCTTTATTAGATTTGATAGACGAGTATCAATTCGATTTAAAAAACACCATCGTTATGGAAACTGGCGGAATGAAAGGGCGCAGAAAAGAATTGATTCGTGAAGAATTACACACAATTCTTAAAAACGGATTTGGCGTTTCTCAAATTCACTCAGAATACGGAATGACAGAATTGTTAAGTCAAGCGTATTCTAAAGGAAATGGAGTTTTTGATTGCCCGCCTTGGATGAAAATCTTAACACGCGACACAGAAGACGCATTAACAATTCAACAACCAAATAAAACAGGCGGAATTAACGTCATCGATTTAGCCAATTACAATTCGTGTTCGTTTATTGCTACGCAAGATTTAGGGAAAGTACACCAAAACGGAAGTTTCGAAATTATTGGACGCTTTGATAATTCTGATATTAGAGGTTGTAATTTAATGGTGTTGTAG
- a CDS encoding DUF4382 domain-containing protein — protein MKIKNFILSLVIIVAFNFTSCSKSGESTSTVKINLVDAPGKYEKVLVNIIDLQYNRSDDNAGWISFNGFIPPTTNDPFNRIDLTELIAGTSLVLTNEDVESGALKHIRLVLGDNNALVFEGGTQEVALSTPSAQQSGLKINVNTNLEPGFSYNFILDWDVQKSIVEAGGSGTYNLKPVIRMIAEVNSGTIEGRIADTDETTTNLMPIANAVVTVYNDSDTSFVTAISSTYTNKDGNFSLKGLAKGSYKLKVEKDGYTTYTSTSSISVVVGEKTNLETISMSKSS, from the coding sequence ATGAAAATTAAGAATTTTATTTTAAGTTTAGTAATAATAGTGGCTTTTAACTTTACAAGTTGCTCTAAAAGTGGTGAAAGTACCTCTACCGTTAAAATAAATTTAGTAGATGCTCCTGGAAAGTATGAAAAAGTATTAGTTAATATCATTGATCTACAGTATAACAGAAGTGATGATAATGCTGGTTGGATAAGTTTTAATGGATTTATTCCTCCCACAACAAATGATCCTTTTAACCGTATAGATCTTACCGAACTAATTGCTGGCACTTCTTTAGTGTTAACAAATGAAGATGTTGAGTCTGGAGCACTAAAACACATTAGATTGGTTTTAGGCGATAATAATGCTTTAGTGTTTGAAGGAGGAACTCAAGAAGTAGCTCTTTCAACACCTAGTGCGCAACAATCTGGTTTAAAAATTAATGTTAATACTAATTTAGAGCCTGGTTTTTCTTATAACTTTATTTTAGATTGGGATGTGCAAAAATCTATTGTAGAAGCAGGTGGTTCTGGAACATATAATCTAAAACCTGTAATTAGAATGATTGCTGAGGTCAATTCTGGAACAATTGAAGGTAGAATAGCAGATACAGACGAAACAACAACTAATCTTATGCCAATTGCAAATGCAGTTGTAACAGTATATAATGATTCTGACACTTCTTTTGTAACAGCAATAAGCTCTACGTATACAAATAAAGATGGGAACTTTAGTTTAAAAGGATTAGCTAAAGGAAGCTATAAATTAAAAGTTGAAAAAGACGGATATACTACATATACATCTACTAGTTCTATATCTGTGGTAGTGGGCGAAAAGACAAATTTAGAAACTATTTCAATGTCTAAATCATCTTAG
- a CDS encoding SDR family oxidoreductase, whose translation MILVTGGTGLVGSHLLYQLTAKNEKIKAIYRTEKSFEALKRVFSYFTDDVDSHFSKIDWVQADITDVPSLTAVFKEITIVYHAAALVSFDEKEYRKMRQINIEGTANIVNQCIANSVKKLCYVSSIAAIGDAINNEIVTEENEWNTEANNNGYAITKHGAEMEVWRGSQEGIDVVIVNPGVILGAGFWDINTGQFFSKAAKGFKYFTEGVTGFVGVEDVAKAMIQLTESSVKNEQFILVSENNSFREIFTFIANQFGKKPPTIRISRMLSKILRRMDAVVTFITRKKRLITKDSVNSLHGKTQYSSEKFTDTIGFTFESTKQVIEEVCAIYKKEKNI comes from the coding sequence ATGATTTTAGTAACAGGAGGCACAGGTTTAGTTGGTTCGCATTTATTATATCAATTAACGGCAAAAAACGAAAAGATTAAAGCAATTTACAGAACCGAAAAAAGTTTTGAAGCTTTAAAAAGAGTCTTTTCTTATTTTACGGATGATGTAGATTCGCATTTTTCTAAAATTGATTGGGTACAAGCGGATATTACAGATGTTCCTTCGTTAACAGCAGTTTTTAAAGAGATTACAATTGTGTACCATGCTGCTGCTTTGGTTTCTTTTGATGAAAAAGAGTATCGAAAAATGCGTCAAATAAATATTGAAGGAACCGCAAATATTGTCAACCAATGTATTGCCAATTCTGTAAAAAAACTCTGTTATGTTAGTTCTATTGCCGCTATTGGGGATGCTATAAATAACGAAATTGTTACTGAAGAAAACGAATGGAATACAGAGGCAAACAATAACGGATATGCAATTACGAAACACGGTGCAGAAATGGAAGTTTGGCGCGGAAGTCAAGAAGGAATTGATGTTGTAATTGTAAATCCTGGTGTCATTCTTGGCGCTGGATTTTGGGATATAAATACTGGGCAATTTTTTTCTAAAGCTGCAAAAGGATTTAAGTATTTTACAGAAGGAGTTACCGGTTTTGTTGGTGTAGAAGATGTTGCAAAAGCAATGATTCAATTGACAGAAAGTTCGGTAAAAAATGAGCAATTTATTTTAGTCTCAGAAAACAATTCCTTTCGAGAAATTTTTACATTCATCGCGAATCAATTTGGTAAAAAACCACCAACAATTCGGATTTCAAGAATGCTTTCAAAAATCTTAAGAAGAATGGATGCGGTTGTTACTTTTATCACTAGAAAAAAACGATTGATTACTAAGGATTCGGTGAACTCTTTACACGGAAAAACACAGTATTCTTCAGAAAAATTTACAGATACAATTGGGTTTACTTTTGAATCAACAAAACAAGTAATTGAAGAAGTTTGCGCGATTTATAAAAAAGAAAAGAACATTTAG
- a CDS encoding DUF4296 domain-containing protein, with product MKKILFFLIVIVLTSCTSNTILKKPKDLIPKDTMVLLLTDLFIAKSAFPEKNTLNQRKINYIPLVYNKYKIDSTRFSKSNFYYTSKLEEYELIYTAVNTKLLAKKAELEELLKDKSE from the coding sequence ATGAAAAAAATACTGTTCTTTTTAATTGTAATTGTCTTGACTTCTTGTACAAGCAACACCATTTTAAAAAAACCAAAAGATTTAATTCCGAAGGATACAATGGTGCTTTTATTGACCGATTTATTTATTGCAAAAAGCGCTTTTCCTGAAAAAAACACACTAAATCAACGTAAAATAAACTACATCCCTTTGGTATATAATAAATACAAAATTGACAGTACACGCTTTAGTAAAAGCAATTTTTATTACACGTCTAAACTTGAAGAGTATGAGTTAATTTACACTGCTGTAAACACCAAGTTGCTTGCTAAAAAAGCTGAACTAGAAGAGCTTTTAAAAGACAAATCAGAATAA
- a CDS encoding YHS domain-containing (seleno)protein, whose amino-acid sequence MKQFITLLFISISTTFFAQQDYNTKKDFIAEGYDVVEYFNNNAEKGNKKFQTTFDGVKFLFSNKENLETFKKVPKKYMPQYGGYCAYAIGKNGEKVAINPKTFEIRDGKLYLFYNSWGTNTLKLWTKEGAEELKTSADKNWEKLKKN is encoded by the coding sequence ATGAAACAATTCATTACACTTCTATTTATAAGTATTTCAACCACTTTTTTTGCACAACAAGATTATAATACAAAAAAAGATTTTATCGCCGAAGGCTATGATGTTGTTGAATATTTTAACAACAACGCAGAAAAAGGAAATAAGAAATTTCAAACCACTTTTGATGGCGTAAAATTTCTATTTTCTAATAAAGAAAATTTAGAAACATTTAAAAAAGTACCAAAAAAATACATGCCTCAATACGGCGGATATTGCGCCTACGCAATAGGTAAAAACGGAGAAAAAGTTGCTATAAATCCAAAAACATTTGAAATTAGAGACGGAAAATTATATTTGTTTTACAACTCTTGGGGAACAAATACCTTAAAACTTTGGACCAAAGAAGGCGCAGAAGAATTAAAAACATCCGCAGATAAAAATTGGGAGAAATTAAAAAAGAATTAA
- a CDS encoding DoxX family protein — protein sequence MSNKIIKLFLRFAISLGFLSAVADRFGIWNKDVSAWGNWENFLNYTQLINPWIPISFISTIGIIATAAEILFAIFLIIGFKTEFFAKLSGFLLLIFAVSMTFSTGIKGAFDFSVFTASAGAFALSLLKEKYLELDILIFKSKE from the coding sequence ATGAGCAATAAAATAATCAAACTCTTTTTGCGATTTGCAATATCATTGGGGTTTTTATCAGCCGTAGCTGACAGATTTGGAATATGGAACAAAGATGTTTCTGCATGGGGAAATTGGGAAAACTTTTTAAACTACACTCAACTCATAAACCCTTGGATTCCTATTTCGTTTATTTCAACAATTGGAATTATAGCAACCGCAGCAGAAATTCTTTTTGCAATTTTCTTAATAATTGGATTTAAAACAGAGTTTTTCGCAAAATTAAGCGGATTTTTATTGTTGATTTTTGCTGTATCTATGACTTTTTCTACTGGAATAAAAGGAGCTTTTGACTTTTCTGTTTTTACAGCTTCTGCCGGAGCTTTTGCTTTGAGTCTTCTAAAAGAAAAGTATTTAGAGTTGGACATTCTGATTTTTAAATCTAAAGAGTAA
- the tyrS gene encoding tyrosine--tRNA ligase, which produces MKNFIEELQWRGMLHDSMPGTEEHLLEEMRSAYVGFDPTADSLHIGNLVPIMLLAHYQRCGHRPIALVGGATGMIGDPSGKSSERNLLDEKTLRHNQECVKAQLGHFLDFDSDAKNAALLVNNYDWMKEISFLEFIRDVGKHITVNYMMAKDSVKNRISSESKEGMSFTEFTYQMVQGYDFLHLYREKSATLQMGGSDQWGNITTGTELIRRIGGGKGYAITCPLITKSDGSKFGKSEGGNVWLDAKRTSAYKFYQYWLNTSDEDAEKYIKIFTFLDKETIDSLVKEHKEAPHVRVLQKRLGEEVTVLVHGKEEYQNAIKASNILFGKSTSDDIKSLDEQTFLDVFEGVPQASVTKEEIENGLDMIGALAAKTNFLASNSDARRALKENAVSVNKEKVKEEYTITSDDLIANKYVLLQRGKKSYFLLNVE; this is translated from the coding sequence ATGAAAAATTTTATTGAAGAATTACAATGGAGAGGAATGTTACACGATAGCATGCCTGGAACAGAAGAACACTTATTAGAAGAAATGCGTAGCGCGTATGTTGGCTTTGATCCAACGGCAGATTCGCTACACATTGGTAATTTAGTTCCTATTATGTTATTGGCACATTATCAAAGATGTGGACATAGACCAATTGCTTTGGTTGGAGGTGCAACGGGTATGATTGGTGATCCTTCAGGAAAATCTTCTGAACGTAATCTATTGGATGAAAAAACCTTACGTCATAATCAAGAATGTGTAAAAGCGCAATTAGGACATTTTTTAGATTTTGATTCTGATGCAAAAAATGCAGCACTTTTGGTCAATAATTACGATTGGATGAAAGAAATTTCTTTCCTAGAATTTATCAGAGATGTTGGTAAACACATTACTGTAAATTATATGATGGCAAAAGATTCTGTAAAAAACAGAATTAGCTCAGAATCTAAAGAAGGAATGTCTTTTACGGAATTTACCTATCAAATGGTTCAAGGATATGATTTCTTGCATTTGTACAGAGAAAAATCAGCAACTTTACAAATGGGTGGTTCTGATCAATGGGGAAATATTACAACCGGAACAGAATTAATTAGAAGAATTGGTGGCGGAAAAGGATACGCAATTACCTGTCCGTTAATCACAAAATCTGATGGTTCTAAATTCGGAAAGTCTGAAGGGGGAAATGTTTGGCTAGATGCCAAGAGAACTTCTGCGTATAAATTTTACCAATATTGGTTAAATACTTCTGATGAGGATGCAGAAAAATATATAAAAATATTTACTTTTTTAGACAAAGAAACAATTGATTCTTTGGTTAAAGAACACAAAGAAGCTCCACACGTTAGAGTTTTACAAAAACGTTTAGGAGAAGAAGTTACCGTTTTAGTTCACGGAAAAGAGGAGTATCAAAATGCTATAAAAGCCTCTAATATTTTGTTTGGAAAATCTACTTCTGACGATATTAAATCGTTAGACGAACAAACCTTTTTAGATGTTTTTGAAGGTGTTCCGCAAGCTTCCGTTACAAAAGAAGAGATTGAAAACGGTTTAGATATGATTGGTGCTTTGGCAGCAAAAACGAACTTTTTAGCTTCAAATTCTGATGCACGTAGAGCATTAAAAGAAAATGCTGTTTCTGTAAATAAAGAAAAAGTAAAAGAAGAATATACCATTACTTCTGATGATTTAATTGCAAATAAATATGTGTTATTACAACGCGGAAAGAAAAGTTATTTTTTATTAAACGTTGAGTAA